Below is a genomic region from Microbulbifer sp. ALW1.
TCGCCAAGGGCGAGCGGCTGATCGGCGCCCGGGGCCCCATCGCGGGCCGTCACCTGGACCTTGGTGATATCGCTCTGGCGCCCAGTATCCTGTACCTGGAGCTGCTGACCGGTGGCGTGGGGGAAAGTGCTGTATTGGGTGAGTTTCCGGCGTTCTCGGCCTGGTGGCAGGAGGTCCGGAATATTCCGGAGCTCGCGGAAGTGCTCAACGGTGTCGCGGCTGCATTTGAAGCCTTTGCCGGCACTAAGGCTTCTGCGTGATATCGCGGATAGGTGATTTTTGGGGCTGTTTCGGCAGTTGATATTAGTCAAATTAGGGCCTATTTGTGGCGCTAGACTGTCTTCAGACAGTGATCTCCGCGGTGGTGCAAACCGTACCAAGCGGTACCTAAACAGATAAATCGAGGTAGCGGAAAATGCTGACCAACCTTTGGTATGTGGCCGAATGGTCCAACGCAGTGAAAGATAAGCCGGTAAAGGCGAAATTGCTCGGTCAGAATTTTGTACTGTACCGGGACAAGGCGGGCAAGGTGCATTGCCTGAGTGATGTGTGTATTCACCGCGGCGGCTCACTCTCCAATGGCTGGACTACTGAGCGCAACTGCGTGGCATGTCCTTACCACGGCTGGGAATTCGACTCTGAAGGTAAGGTGCAATTTATTCCTTCCCGAGGAGAGGGTGCCCCGATCCCGGAGCGGGCCCGTATCGATGCCTATCCCACCGAAGAGCGCTACGGGATGATCTGGGTATTTATGGGTGACCTGCCGGAATCCGAGCGCTACCCGATTCCCGAATTTCCTGAGTACGACGACCGCGACAACTGGCGGCCGGTGTCTCTGGACTTTACCTGGAAAGGCACAGTAGACCGCGTTGTTGAAAACGGTATCGATATTGCGCACACCTCGTTTGTCCACCCGGGCTTCGGTTATCCCGAGATGGCCGACAAGAACAAAATTATCGATGTTGAGAAGGGCGAGTACTGGGGGCGATCTTCCAACGTATTGCACCCGCCACAGTTGCAGGGCAACTTTGGTCTGATGAAATTCTTCCGCAAGGACAAGCAGCCGACCTATGTAACGCCGTCGTTCTACTTACCGGGGCACTGTGTGCGCTTGCACATCAAGGTGAATTCCTGGATGGATATGGTTATTTTCGATGCGAATACCCCAGTGGATGAAAACACCACTCGCTCCTTTGCGATTCAGGTGCGCAACTTCTTTAAATACCCTATGTTCGATGGTGGTGCCATCAAGCGTACGCGCAATGTATTCCAGCAAGATGCGGATATTGTCGAGGCGCTCTCGCCCAATTATCTGCCAGAGACGCTCGAGAATGAGGTTTCCGTAGAGCAGGACAAGTTTATGGGCGCCTGGCGTCAGATCCGGCGCAAGCACATTGAAATGGGCTGGAAAATCGATACGCGCGCGATGAAGGCTTATGAAGGCGAAAAAGTGTTTACCATCCCGTCACCGGCGCGTCGCACCAACCCCGACTTGAAGTGGGCGCTGGATACGGTGCCCATGATCGGGGGAAAGTCTGATCTGATACCAACCAGAAGTGTCGAGGGTGGTATCAGTAATACTCAGAAGCAGGCGGAAACCGCTTAGTATTTCATTGTATTTTGATTCGGCTTCTTGAATGTTTGTGTGGTTTGAGCCCCGGTTTTACCGGGGTTTTTTTATGGGCCCAGAAAAACACGCTGCATGTTTTATGGGGAATACCCTGTGAGGGGCGGCATGGCTAAGGGGAAAGGCCAGGGAAAGGCCAGGGGAAATGGTTAGGGGAAATGGTTAGGGGAAATGGTTAGGGGAAATGGTTAGGGGAGCAGTGGAAGATTTTCTGCGGTGCAGCTTTGGCAAGCGATGGGTCCCGGTTGCCGGGACCCATTGCTATCAAATTTCAGCGAGTTCCTGAATGACAGACTCCAGGGCGGTAGAAGCATTACCAGATCGCTCCTCGGCGATGGCTTCCTTTTCCTGCTGCACGATTCTCAGAATGCGTGCGATGTACTCCTGATGTAGCAGGGCACGCTCCTCGCTTGCGCTTGCGTCGGGTTCGAACGCCTCAATTTCACCGGTGTCGAGCAAGCCCTTTTTCGCAAGCAGCCGCTCGATGGTGTCCATGCGCTCGCGGGTCACTG
It encodes:
- a CDS encoding aromatic ring-hydroxylating dioxygenase subunit alpha: MLTNLWYVAEWSNAVKDKPVKAKLLGQNFVLYRDKAGKVHCLSDVCIHRGGSLSNGWTTERNCVACPYHGWEFDSEGKVQFIPSRGEGAPIPERARIDAYPTEERYGMIWVFMGDLPESERYPIPEFPEYDDRDNWRPVSLDFTWKGTVDRVVENGIDIAHTSFVHPGFGYPEMADKNKIIDVEKGEYWGRSSNVLHPPQLQGNFGLMKFFRKDKQPTYVTPSFYLPGHCVRLHIKVNSWMDMVIFDANTPVDENTTRSFAIQVRNFFKYPMFDGGAIKRTRNVFQQDADIVEALSPNYLPETLENEVSVEQDKFMGAWRQIRRKHIEMGWKIDTRAMKAYEGEKVFTIPSPARRTNPDLKWALDTVPMIGGKSDLIPTRSVEGGISNTQKQAETA